The Apium graveolens cultivar Ventura chromosome 6, ASM990537v1, whole genome shotgun sequence genome contains a region encoding:
- the LOC141668741 gene encoding wall-associated receptor kinase 2-like, producing the protein MHFFFVLLVCAWVVEAATFDTSINHTIMDVGNFAKPGCQSQCGNLKVPYPFGILVDGQDNLNCSVHNGFDFGIICNTSTNPPKAFLRYWKNVEIFDISDNELRISNNVAEKCYDESGSVYRDVGASIEVDGTTYTYSRANLLTVVGCDDYVDFVADAGMRKGCGTTCRGAEEVDTDGCFGTGCCQVSFNINNFFIIFLGSYENHTQYNISTFNPCSYAFLGERNSFNYSLLADLKDPNLKNKIQDTVPIVLDWVITRENCSTAAQDPDSFACRYANSYCIDTDVGQGGYRCSCEEGYVGNPYLSPGCKDIDECADPSKNDCETNSCHNIPGNYICSCPDGHDGDGRKNGRGCVAKSSKFPLLKFILGMSIGFISLIVGASWVYFFLKKRKHAQSREKFFQQNGGLLLNQQNSSKEGVIIEPSKLFTDEELKKATNNYASDRILGQGGYGIVYKGILADQRVVAIKRSKIIDKSQIEQFINEMVILTQVNHRNVVKLLGCCLESEVPLLVYEFVSNGTLYDHVHRIDGGMSWLSWENRLRIASESSGALAYLHSAASIPVIHRDVKLANILLDDHHVAKISDFGASRLVPLDQTQVTTLVQGTLGYLDPEYFHSGQLTDKSDVYSFGVVLAELLTGRKPISMERSPQERNLATYFITSVKEKRIFLILEPRVVKEGTVEQLETAAQLVKRCLSLNSEDRPTMKEVMMELESLRKYTKHPWTNSQHANEETTGLIGHTEIQYSDLHEIQLSSYSNVGNDSEQYTTSSTVSLLHPLSIPR; encoded by the exons ATGCACTTCTTTTTTGTCTTGCTTGTTTGTGCTTGGGTGGTAGAAGCGGCCACCTTCGATACCAGCATCAATCACACTATTATGGATGTCGGAAATTTTGCAAAGCCGGGATGTCAAAGTCAATGCGGAAATCTGAAAGTACCATATCCCTTCGGCATCCTAGTAGATGGTCAAGATAATCTGAATTGTTCTGTACACAACGGATTTGATTTTGGTATTATCTGTAACACTTCTACGAACCCTCCTAAGGCCTTCTTAAGATATTGGAAAAACGTCGAAATTTTTGATATATCAGACAACGAGCTGCGCATTAGTAATAATGTGGCTGAAAAATGCTATGATGAATCTGGCTCTGTTTACAGAGATGTTGGGGCATCAATTGAAGTGGACGGAACTACATACACATATTCAAGAGCTAATTTGTTGACTGTTGTTGGTTGTGATGATTATGTAGATTTCGTAGCAGATGCTGGTATGCGTAAAGGATGTGGTACCACATGTCGTGGTGCAGAGGAAGTTGATACAGATGGATGTTTTGGCACTGGTTGTTGCCAAGTATCTTTTAATATTAACAATTTCTTCATAATCTTTCTCGGATCTTATGAGAACCATACTCAGTATAACATATCGACTTTTAACCCTTGCAGCTATGCATTCTTGGGTGAAAGAAACAGCTTCAATTATAGTCTTCTTGCAGATCTAAAAGATCCAAACTTAAAAAATAAGATCCAGGATACTGTCCCTATAGTACTCGACTGGGTGATTACGCGTGAAAATTGTTCAACAGCAGCTCAGGACCCTGATTCTTTTGCTTGTAGATATGCAAATAGCTATTGCATTGATACAGATGTTGGACAGGGTGGCTACCGTTGCAGTTGTGAAGAAGGTTACGTGGGTAATCCATATCTCAGCCCTGGATGCAAAG ATATTGATGAATGTGCAGATCCGAGCAAGAATGATTGTGAGACGAACAGTTGCCACAATATTCCAGGAAACTATATATGTTCTTGTCCAGATGGTCATGATGGTGATGGCAGGAAAAATGGCCGTGGTTGCGTTGCTAAAAGCTCCAAGTTTCCCTTGCTCAAGTTCATCTTAG GCATGTCAATCGGTTTCATCTCACTAATTGTCGGAGCTAGCTGGGTATATTTCTTCCTCAAGAAAAGAAAACACGCTCAATCAAGAGAGAAATTCTTCCAGCAAAACGGAGGTCTCCTGTTAAACCAACAAAATTCGTCAAAGGAGGGTGTCATTATTGAGCCATCAAAACTTTTCACAGATGAAGAACTCAAAAAAGCAACGAACAACTATGCCTCTGATAGGATCCTTGGACAAGGTGGTTATGGTATAGTGTACAAAGGAATTCTAGCTGATCAACGTGTAGTTGCCATTAAAAGGTCCAAGATAATTGATAAGAGTCAAATAGAGCAATTTATCAACGAGATGGTGATTCTTACACAAGTTAACCACAGAAATGTGGTTAAACTTCTAGGGTGTTGTTTAGAGAGTGAAGTTCCTCTGTTGGTTTATGAGTTTGTTTCAAATGGTACCTTATACGATCATGTTCACCGTATTGATGGAGGCATGTCATGGCTGTCTTGGGAAAATCGGCTGAGAATTGCTTCTGAATCTTCTGGAGCTCTTGCATATCTTCACTCTGCAGCTTCCATACCTGTCATTCATAGAGATGTCAAGTTAGCCAACATATTACTAGATGATCATCATGTGGCCAAAATTTCAGATTTTGGAGCATCAAGGCTTGTACCTTTGGATCAAACCCAAGTAACAACATTAGTCCAAGGGACTTTGGGGTACTTGGACCCTGAATACTTCCACTCGGGCCAGTTGACAgataaaagtgatgtttatagTTTTGGGGTGGTCCTTGCGGAGCTTTTAACAGGAAGAAAACCAATATCTATGGAGAGATCCCCTCAAGAAAGGAACCTAGCTACATATTTTATTACCTCTGTGAAAGAAAAGCGGATTTTTCTTATTCTAGAACCTCGAGTGGTTAAGGAAGGGACAGTAGAGCAACTCGAAACAGCTGCTCAACTTGTGAAGAGGTGCCTAAGCCTTAATAGTGAAGACAGACCTACGATGAAGGAAGTTATGATGGAATTAGAAAGTTTGAGAAAATATACTAAACATCCATGGACTAATAGTCAACATGCCAATGAAGAGACCACCGGCTTAATTGGTCACACTGAAATTCAGTATTCAGATCTCCATGAAATTCAATTAAGTTCATACAGTAATGTTGGGAATGACTCGGAGCAATATACCACCTCAAGTACTGTTAGTTTGTTGCACCCACTAAGCATCCCTCGTTAA